A stretch of the Photobacterium sp. CCB-ST2H9 genome encodes the following:
- a CDS encoding McrC family protein — protein MRHREPISVVTIREYGLLVNGGNESSIDCHSIPRKAFEWLLVNGRGNNQESVDLIKVKKYGSSIALQVINYVGLLETPCGTRVEILPKIMEEGDVDGLKSVLLKMLSTVQKLKLHSFENSNLQTLDRPLFEILIGYFLQEVANLIKKGIRNQYTRVHDRKPYLKGQLQTSKQINQRPGSLNHFYVAYDEFLSDRAENRLIRSALTQVMKWSKNSDNLRLGSELQFALNEIPLSQHHSFDFRKWSNDRSLIHYRPLKPWCELILCYQSPISLSGKSNGISMLFPMETLFECYVATMLGKSLPNDLALKCQASSSSLVTHTPMYGREQDWFRLKPDIVVSERCSKKPLYIADTKWKRINEKHASARKKYKICQSDMYQMFAYGHKYLQGTGTVYLIYPAHEDFKDALPAFYCDEELTIRALPYDLFTDECELIL, from the coding sequence ATGCGACATCGAGAACCTATCTCAGTAGTTACCATTAGAGAGTATGGTTTATTGGTAAATGGGGGCAATGAATCTAGCATTGATTGCCACTCTATTCCGAGAAAAGCCTTTGAATGGTTATTGGTCAATGGTCGGGGTAACAACCAAGAGTCAGTCGATCTTATTAAGGTCAAAAAGTACGGTAGTTCAATTGCACTTCAAGTCATCAACTATGTTGGCCTTCTAGAGACGCCATGTGGAACCCGAGTTGAAATTTTACCCAAAATCATGGAAGAGGGAGATGTTGATGGGTTGAAAAGTGTGCTATTGAAAATGCTTTCGACAGTTCAAAAGCTTAAATTGCATAGCTTTGAAAATTCCAATCTTCAGACACTAGACCGTCCATTATTTGAAATTCTTATTGGCTACTTCTTGCAGGAGGTCGCCAACCTGATTAAGAAGGGGATTCGCAATCAATACACTAGAGTCCATGATCGTAAACCATACTTAAAGGGGCAATTACAAACTTCAAAGCAAATTAATCAACGGCCGGGTAGTTTGAACCATTTCTACGTTGCCTACGATGAGTTCTTATCTGATCGTGCAGAAAATAGGTTGATACGTTCTGCATTAACTCAGGTAATGAAGTGGTCGAAAAATAGTGACAACCTGCGTTTAGGAAGTGAGTTGCAATTTGCTCTCAATGAGATCCCCCTTTCACAACATCATAGTTTTGATTTTAGGAAGTGGTCAAATGACCGCTCTCTTATTCACTATCGGCCCCTTAAGCCCTGGTGTGAGCTAATTCTTTGCTACCAATCCCCAATTTCTTTGTCAGGGAAAAGTAACGGCATATCGATGCTTTTCCCAATGGAGACTCTTTTTGAGTGTTATGTGGCAACTATGTTAGGAAAATCTCTTCCCAATGATTTGGCATTGAAGTGCCAAGCTAGTAGTTCCTCACTAGTCACTCACACACCAATGTATGGAAGGGAGCAAGACTGGTTTAGACTCAAACCTGATATTGTGGTAAGCGAAAGGTGTTCCAAAAAGCCTTTGTATATTGCTGATACCAAATGGAAGCGCATAAACGAGAAGCATGCGAGCGCGCGGAAAAAATACAAAATTTGTCAATCTGACATGTATCAGATGTTTGCTTATGGACATAAGTACCTCCAAGGAACCGGAACGGTTTATCTTATCTATCCGGCGCATGAGGACTTTAAAGATGCTCTTCCCGCTTTTTATTGTGACGAGGAATTAACGATTAGAGCATTGCCCTATGACCTATTTACTGACGAGTGTGAGTTGATCCTTTGA
- the smpB gene encoding SsrA-binding protein SmpB, which yields MAKKKPNKPGSNTIALNKSARHEFSIHEEYEAGISLQGWEVKSLRAGKANISESYVFLRNGEAFVSGMTITPLNAASTHVVADPGRVRKLLLNRRELDKITGAVNREGETIVALSLYWKGSWVKLKLGTAKGKKLHDKRADAKDRDWQRDKARIMKHSSR from the coding sequence ATGGCAAAGAAAAAACCAAACAAGCCGGGCAGCAATACCATTGCGCTGAATAAGTCTGCCCGCCATGAATTCTCGATTCATGAAGAATATGAAGCCGGCATTTCGCTCCAGGGTTGGGAAGTGAAGTCCCTGCGCGCAGGTAAAGCAAATATTTCAGAAAGTTACGTGTTTTTACGGAATGGCGAGGCGTTTGTCTCCGGCATGACTATCACGCCGCTCAATGCCGCCTCAACACACGTGGTTGCCGACCCGGGCCGCGTGCGTAAGTTGCTGTTAAACCGCCGTGAACTCGACAAAATTACCGGTGCCGTGAACCGCGAAGGTGAAACCATCGTCGCACTTTCCCTGTACTGGAAGGGTTCATGGGTTAAACTGAAATTAGGGACCGCGAAAGGTAAGAAACTTCACGACAAACGTGCTGACGCCAAAGACCGCGACTGGCAGCGCGATAAGGCACGAATTATGAAGCATAGTTCGCGGTAG
- a CDS encoding SRPBCC family protein codes for MPQISRSALVPFSAKQMFDLVNDVESYPAFLPGCCGTKILESSTEHMMASVDVSKAGIKKTFVTRNTLEGIHLISMQLVEGPFRRLVGGWHFTELDTDACKVELKLDFEFTNALVEAVFGKVFHELTNNMVNAFTQRAREVYDL; via the coding sequence ATGCCTCAAATCAGTCGCTCTGCACTGGTCCCGTTCAGTGCCAAGCAAATGTTTGACCTGGTGAACGATGTTGAGTCTTATCCTGCATTTTTGCCAGGATGCTGTGGCACCAAAATTCTGGAAAGCTCTACTGAACATATGATGGCGTCGGTGGACGTTTCCAAGGCCGGGATTAAAAAAACCTTCGTGACTCGCAACACACTGGAAGGTATTCATCTAATCAGCATGCAGCTGGTGGAAGGTCCGTTCCGCAGGTTAGTGGGTGGCTGGCACTTCACCGAGCTGGATACCGATGCCTGTAAGGTGGAGCTGAAGCTGGATTTTGAGTTCACCAACGCTTTGGTGGAAGCGGTCTTTGGCAAAGTTTTCCATGAACTGACCAATAACATGGTTAATGCTTTTACCCAACGTGCACGGGAAGTTTATGACCTCTGA
- a CDS encoding AAA family ATPase, which yields MARYCGDRNSFQLILNVSEFKEACLIQEGSLFTNHAVWTASTCEELIHHFVNNLDEGKGDFYEKLEVQLTNTSAEAKVLASEMLWLMFLCPSNMGPTSKRMNIERVFSWSGFEIDTASREKYLSDLALTGIGSAGTAYNTGRWRELVYVIRLVESLLKLSKLERASLLSDPMELPSWLEAIPENGSRQFRHMLLYLLFPETQERIFGNTDRRTILTTLTDMTRAQYNRTDTKDIDSRLLELRQSLEAEFGTQELDYYVEPLSSKWRQRDDTYPNEIHDPGLDYKVKDSKKNHALNTILYGPPGTGKTYSTINRALDIVDPDFYGKNKDDRIAIKKRFDELLNTNRIGFVTFHQSFSYEDFVEGLKASTENNQVNYDIEDGIFKRLCESSRAKVTNKAVQDYVDISGRKIWKMSLGDIAGDDAFIYQQCIDNGYVLLGYGFDIDFSDAHNRKQVAQTYRNNQIEIENESNSYQVTSVNKFKNEMSIGDLIVISDGNRKFRAIAEITSEYYFDGSLVVDAGYSQVRKVIWHRVYEPSLPVDELFKKNLSQMTLYRLYDSTIDTDKLRLIMQGRDDSACIAPGRTVGKYYIESISDELIVFRKPNGSELPMPKVIVDELCQLVRSEDISVEDIKQKRVFDKVDTSLERYLVNGYPNVLAPLVEDILKKGISFTNQASTDKRVLIIDEINRGNISNIFGELITLIEPSKREGGEEALSVKLPYSKEPFSVPANLHIIGTMNTADKSLAQLDIALRRRFKFEEMMTNYELLSEIPLIEGVNIERMVRIINKRIELLYDREHTIGHSFFLPLKESPSIEKLAEIFNLEILPLLEEYFFEDWHRVAMTLGDHLKTDDDLRFIVEQFDIDEITQLMGDEWEPSGVRAYVRNNQALMSPDAYIGIYS from the coding sequence TTGGCTAGATATTGCGGTGATAGAAATTCGTTCCAATTAATCTTAAATGTTTCAGAGTTCAAAGAGGCTTGCCTTATTCAGGAAGGCTCTTTGTTTACTAATCATGCTGTTTGGACAGCTTCGACCTGTGAAGAGTTAATTCATCATTTCGTAAACAATTTAGATGAGGGAAAGGGTGACTTTTATGAAAAGCTTGAGGTTCAGCTTACAAACACTTCAGCGGAAGCGAAAGTCCTAGCATCTGAAATGCTTTGGCTAATGTTTTTATGCCCAAGCAATATGGGGCCGACCTCCAAGCGTATGAACATTGAAAGAGTGTTTTCTTGGAGTGGATTTGAAATTGATACTGCTTCAAGAGAAAAGTATCTTTCTGACCTGGCATTGACGGGTATTGGAAGTGCTGGGACTGCCTATAACACTGGCCGTTGGCGTGAGCTTGTATATGTGATTCGACTAGTTGAGTCACTACTAAAGTTGTCAAAACTAGAAAGAGCCTCTCTTCTTAGTGACCCAATGGAACTCCCCTCATGGCTGGAGGCTATTCCAGAGAATGGCTCAAGGCAGTTTCGACATATGCTTTTGTATCTTTTATTCCCCGAAACGCAAGAACGGATTTTCGGAAATACCGATAGAAGAACGATCTTGACGACACTAACTGATATGACACGTGCTCAATACAATCGAACTGATACAAAAGATATTGATTCGCGCCTACTGGAGCTACGGCAGTCTCTTGAAGCTGAGTTTGGCACTCAAGAGCTTGATTACTACGTGGAACCATTGAGTTCAAAATGGCGTCAACGTGATGATACATATCCCAATGAAATACATGACCCAGGGCTGGATTATAAAGTGAAAGATAGTAAGAAAAATCACGCGCTAAATACAATCCTCTATGGTCCGCCAGGGACAGGTAAAACCTATAGCACCATTAATCGAGCGTTAGATATAGTCGATCCAGACTTCTACGGCAAAAACAAAGATGACCGAATTGCAATTAAGAAGCGGTTCGATGAGTTGCTTAATACAAATCGCATTGGCTTTGTCACGTTTCACCAAAGCTTTAGCTATGAAGATTTTGTGGAAGGCCTAAAGGCGTCGACTGAGAATAATCAGGTAAATTACGATATTGAAGATGGCATTTTCAAGCGACTATGTGAGTCCTCCAGAGCTAAAGTTACGAACAAGGCTGTTCAAGATTATGTCGATATCAGTGGGCGTAAAATATGGAAAATGTCGTTAGGTGATATAGCAGGTGATGATGCTTTCATCTATCAACAATGCATCGACAATGGCTATGTTCTATTGGGTTATGGCTTCGATATCGACTTTTCCGATGCGCATAATCGAAAGCAAGTAGCGCAAACTTATCGCAATAATCAAATCGAGATTGAAAACGAGAGCAATAGCTATCAGGTAACGTCGGTCAACAAGTTTAAAAATGAGATGAGTATTGGCGATTTGATAGTTATCTCTGACGGTAATCGTAAGTTTCGTGCAATTGCAGAAATCACGAGTGAATACTATTTTGATGGTTCATTGGTTGTTGATGCGGGTTACTCACAAGTTAGAAAAGTCATTTGGCACAGAGTATATGAACCTTCATTGCCGGTTGATGAACTGTTTAAAAAGAACTTGTCTCAGATGACACTGTATCGATTGTATGACTCAACGATTGATACGGATAAGCTTCGATTAATCATGCAAGGCCGTGATGATTCGGCTTGCATAGCGCCGGGAAGAACGGTTGGAAAGTATTACATCGAGTCTATCAGCGATGAGCTGATAGTTTTTCGTAAACCCAATGGTTCTGAACTTCCAATGCCAAAAGTGATCGTTGATGAACTGTGTCAACTCGTCCGAAGTGAAGATATTTCTGTAGAGGATATAAAGCAAAAAAGGGTGTTTGATAAGGTTGACACCTCGTTAGAGCGGTATCTTGTAAATGGCTACCCGAATGTTCTCGCACCATTGGTCGAAGATATCCTCAAGAAAGGTATATCGTTTACGAATCAAGCGTCGACTGATAAACGCGTACTGATCATTGATGAAATTAACCGAGGAAATATTTCTAACATCTTCGGTGAGTTGATTACTTTGATTGAACCAAGTAAGAGAGAAGGGGGAGAAGAGGCGCTTTCAGTCAAGCTTCCATATTCAAAAGAGCCTTTTTCTGTTCCCGCTAACCTTCACATCATCGGCACAATGAATACGGCTGATAAATCGCTAGCACAGCTCGACATAGCGTTACGCCGTCGCTTTAAGTTCGAAGAGATGATGACCAACTATGAGCTGCTTTCGGAGATCCCATTAATCGAAGGTGTAAATATTGAGCGAATGGTTAGGATTATTAACAAGCGCATTGAATTACTTTATGACCGAGAGCACACCATTGGGCATAGTTTCTTTTTGCCATTAAAGGAGTCTCCCTCAATTGAAAAACTTGCGGAGATTTTTAATTTGGAGATTCTTCCTCTTTTAGAAGAGTATTTCTTTGAAGACTGGCATCGTGTAGCGATGACTTTGGGTGACCATCTCAAAACGGATGATGACTTGAGGTTTATTGTCGAGCAATTTGATATCGATGAAATTACTCAGTTGATGGGGGATGAGTGGGAGCCTAGCGGTGTCCGGGCTTATGTTCGGAACAATCAAGCGTTGATGAGCCCTGATGCTTATATTGGAATTTACTCTTAA
- a CDS encoding ATP-binding protein has product MKHSVLGKLVGNTGDANKLTMVVENSFSVRRGEFVRIMHQERRDESDVAVLGRVNKIHRSNMLFNSGFGDSVTELELLPGANMTGENMHATIELVGYRDPATNQIKIPRRPLDPGAKVETVDFKFLSKFYEFKEDSSLHLGNLVGYERGENTVPVYLDVNKLVTEHMAILAMTGSGKSYTVGRIIERLVAFNNGTVVVFDPHGEYGRALSKGELQFSDGFESVEDNRDQTALPEIKSMFEKLQVAGAGIQVYTPQDDAFNHKYAGKNHPLALQFDNFEMDDISEILPGLTEPQQRVLDVAIRYWRNVDKSTPRDINRLRYFLGDGIEELRDWDDLSEAEAKALNGRSAAVASMKLSRVLNEAKSFYSAAMKEPTDIYQMVGRASNRKGRLVVVDLQGLSDTAKQVVCGLLSSEILSAASSKTDKTRPCFLVYEEGHNFAPAGGNAVSHRIIKKIAGEGRKFGVGFGIVSQRPSKLDADVTSQCNTLITMRLKNPDDQRFIAKASDMVSKADLDELSSLSTGEALVCGRSIPAPLLVKVGTKALIHGGESPDVLSVWERFDG; this is encoded by the coding sequence ATGAAACACAGTGTACTGGGTAAATTGGTTGGTAATACCGGCGATGCAAACAAACTCACTATGGTGGTAGAAAACTCTTTTTCTGTTCGAAGAGGTGAATTTGTTCGAATTATGCACCAAGAGCGAAGAGATGAATCGGATGTCGCTGTATTGGGGAGAGTAAACAAAATTCACCGTTCTAATATGCTGTTTAACTCTGGCTTTGGAGATAGTGTTACCGAATTAGAGCTACTTCCTGGTGCCAATATGACCGGTGAGAACATGCATGCGACGATTGAACTAGTTGGCTACCGAGATCCGGCAACTAACCAAATTAAAATTCCTCGTCGTCCTCTGGACCCCGGAGCAAAAGTTGAAACCGTAGATTTTAAATTCTTAAGTAAGTTCTACGAATTTAAGGAAGACAGTAGCCTTCATTTGGGTAACTTGGTTGGCTACGAAAGAGGCGAGAATACGGTACCTGTTTACCTTGATGTCAACAAGTTGGTGACAGAACACATGGCCATTCTAGCGATGACTGGCTCTGGTAAGTCGTACACAGTTGGACGAATTATCGAGCGCTTGGTCGCCTTTAATAACGGTACCGTTGTGGTGTTTGATCCCCATGGTGAATATGGTCGAGCCTTATCAAAAGGGGAGCTGCAGTTTAGTGATGGCTTTGAGTCAGTTGAAGACAATCGCGATCAAACAGCTCTTCCTGAAATTAAATCGATGTTCGAAAAGCTACAAGTTGCTGGTGCAGGTATTCAGGTATATACGCCACAAGATGATGCATTTAATCACAAGTACGCTGGTAAGAATCATCCGTTGGCATTGCAGTTTGACAATTTTGAAATGGATGATATTTCCGAAATTCTACCAGGGCTTACAGAGCCACAACAACGTGTGCTAGATGTGGCGATTCGTTATTGGCGTAACGTTGATAAAAGTACTCCGCGTGATATTAACCGCTTGCGTTATTTTTTAGGTGACGGCATTGAGGAACTCCGTGATTGGGATGATTTGTCTGAAGCAGAAGCCAAAGCACTCAATGGACGAAGTGCCGCCGTCGCTTCGATGAAGCTCAGTCGTGTGCTAAATGAAGCCAAGAGTTTTTATTCAGCTGCGATGAAGGAGCCAACTGATATTTATCAAATGGTTGGTCGCGCCTCTAACCGTAAAGGTCGATTGGTCGTGGTGGATTTGCAGGGGCTAAGTGATACGGCTAAACAGGTGGTTTGTGGCCTGCTGTCGAGTGAAATCCTTAGTGCGGCATCAAGTAAAACAGATAAGACCCGTCCATGCTTTTTGGTTTACGAAGAAGGACATAACTTTGCTCCTGCTGGTGGGAACGCTGTTAGTCACCGCATAATCAAAAAGATTGCCGGTGAAGGTCGTAAATTTGGCGTGGGTTTTGGGATCGTTAGTCAGCGCCCATCGAAACTCGATGCCGATGTGACATCTCAGTGTAATACGCTAATTACCATGCGATTAAAGAACCCTGATGACCAACGTTTTATTGCTAAGGCGTCTGACATGGTGAGTAAGGCTGATTTAGATGAGTTGTCGAGTCTTTCAACGGGTGAGGCGCTGGTTTGCGGTCGTTCGATTCCAGCTCCTCTGTTAGTTAAAGTAGGGACCAAAGCACTCATACACGGCGGTGAATCCCCGGATGTACTCAGCGTTTGGGAGCGTTTTGATGGCTGA
- the bamE gene encoding outer membrane protein assembly factor BamE has product MNWKTFAALALSVSLLGGCSLVERLVYRIDINQGNYLDEKGIDNLRYGMNQEQVRYVLGSPMLVEPEYPNTWYYVFYHKPGHHDPEQKNLILKFDANRQLISMSGDYQTGTNFNKPLN; this is encoded by the coding sequence ATGAACTGGAAAACTTTTGCCGCGCTGGCGTTGAGTGTCAGCCTGCTGGGCGGCTGCTCTTTGGTTGAACGCTTGGTCTACCGAATCGACATCAATCAGGGTAACTACCTGGATGAAAAGGGTATCGACAACCTGAGATACGGCATGAACCAGGAACAGGTCCGCTATGTACTGGGCTCCCCGATGCTGGTTGAGCCGGAATACCCGAACACCTGGTACTACGTGTTCTACCACAAACCGGGCCATCACGATCCGGAACAGAAAAACCTGATCCTCAAGTTCGATGCGAACCGACAATTGATCAGCATGAGTGGTGACTACCAGACCGGGACAAACTTTAACAAACCGTTGAATTAG
- a CDS encoding RnfH family protein, with amino-acid sequence MTSEQNNLIHVEVVYALPNTQRVIKLAITADTPVQEIIERSGVLEMYPEIVLKKNKVGVFSRPVKLDATVHDGDRIEIYRPLLADPKDIRRKRAEQAKLEALAAKKAQKDASTNSDADDAENDDTAS; translated from the coding sequence ATGACCTCTGAACAGAACAATCTGATCCATGTCGAAGTCGTGTATGCGCTGCCGAACACCCAGCGGGTGATCAAGTTGGCGATTACTGCAGACACGCCGGTGCAGGAAATCATCGAGCGCTCGGGTGTGCTGGAGATGTACCCGGAGATCGTTCTGAAGAAAAACAAAGTCGGGGTGTTCAGTCGTCCGGTGAAACTGGATGCCACAGTACACGACGGCGATCGCATCGAAATTTATCGTCCGCTCCTGGCTGATCCGAAAGATATCCGTCGTAAGCGAGCCGAGCAGGCCAAGCTGGAAGCACTGGCTGCCAAGAAAGCTCAGAAAGATGCTTCAACGAACAGCGATGCTGATGATGCAGAAAATGACGACACAGCATCCTGA
- a CDS encoding integrase domain-containing protein, with the protein MAKVTTKLTDKEIKAAKPRDKEYLLFDGDGLRLRIKPSGSKLWLFNYKRPYFSKRTNLSLGAYPSVSLSHARKAVIEAQGLLAQDIDPKVHRDDLQTKEVALTEHTVENISRQWFELKQHQVTEGYAEDIWRSLEKHVFPRLGSVPITKLTAPLVIEILRPVEASGSLETLKRIVQRLNEMMNYAVNCGLVHANPLTGISAAFKKPSKQNMAALEPAELPELMAAIANASIKRTTRCLIEWQLHTMTRPAEASGARWDEIDFENEVWTIPAERMKKRREHRIPLAEQALTLLEVIKPLSGHREYIFPSDRDPNKPCNSQTANMALKRMGFAGRLVSHGLRSLASTTLNEQGYDTDLVEAALAHVDDNQVRAAYNRTDYLERRRPMMCWWSEHIEKASTGSLSVSAIPKLKVI; encoded by the coding sequence ATGGCAAAGGTCACTACCAAACTGACGGATAAGGAAATTAAGGCCGCCAAACCCAGAGACAAAGAGTATCTGCTCTTTGATGGGGATGGACTGCGGCTCAGGATAAAGCCTTCAGGCTCAAAGCTCTGGCTTTTCAACTACAAACGCCCCTATTTCAGCAAACGCACCAACTTAAGCCTTGGCGCTTACCCCTCTGTTTCCCTCTCTCACGCACGCAAAGCGGTTATTGAAGCCCAAGGACTACTCGCACAAGACATTGACCCAAAGGTACACCGCGACGATCTGCAAACCAAAGAAGTGGCCCTGACCGAACACACGGTTGAAAATATTAGCCGTCAATGGTTTGAGCTTAAACAGCACCAGGTCACCGAAGGCTATGCCGAAGACATTTGGCGTTCATTGGAGAAACACGTTTTTCCAAGACTTGGCAGTGTACCCATAACCAAACTCACTGCCCCGCTTGTTATTGAGATATTAAGGCCGGTAGAAGCCTCAGGTAGCCTTGAAACCTTAAAGCGCATTGTGCAGCGCCTGAACGAGATGATGAACTATGCCGTTAACTGTGGCTTGGTCCATGCGAACCCGCTAACAGGCATAAGTGCTGCGTTCAAAAAGCCCAGCAAACAGAACATGGCTGCGCTTGAACCTGCCGAATTGCCAGAGCTCATGGCCGCTATTGCCAACGCCAGCATCAAACGCACAACACGCTGTTTGATCGAATGGCAGCTACACACCATGACACGACCTGCTGAAGCTTCCGGTGCACGTTGGGATGAAATCGACTTCGAAAATGAAGTTTGGACGATACCCGCAGAACGAATGAAGAAACGCCGTGAACACCGTATTCCACTGGCGGAGCAAGCGCTTACTCTCCTTGAAGTGATTAAGCCTTTGAGTGGTCATCGGGAATATATCTTCCCGTCAGATCGTGACCCAAACAAACCCTGCAACAGCCAAACGGCAAATATGGCGTTGAAACGTATGGGTTTTGCGGGAAGACTCGTCAGCCACGGCTTACGCTCGCTGGCTAGCACCACGCTAAATGAGCAAGGTTATGATACTGACCTCGTTGAAGCGGCACTTGCCCACGTAGACGATAACCAGGTTCGAGCAGCCTACAACCGCACTGATTATCTGGAACGTCGACGCCCTATGATGTGCTGGTGGAGCGAGCATATTGAGAAAGCCTCAACAGGCTCGCTCTCTGTGTCTGCGATTCCAAAGCTCAAAGTCATCTAG
- a CDS encoding AlpA family transcriptional regulator yields the protein MQKQPVKLIRLKEVMAVTGLSRSSIYNYINDKRFPGQVSLGCRSVAWVESEIHDWLEQRIADRRH from the coding sequence ATGCAAAAACAACCTGTTAAGTTGATTAGGTTGAAAGAGGTGATGGCAGTAACGGGGCTTTCTCGCTCAAGCATTTACAACTATATCAACGACAAACGTTTTCCAGGGCAAGTGTCCCTTGGTTGTCGGTCCGTTGCGTGGGTCGAAAGTGAAATCCACGATTGGCTTGAGCAACGTATTGCTGATAGGCGCCATTAA
- a CDS encoding serine/threonine-protein kinase, with translation MNQVAGLFLPKANKQLGDKYYLLECLGDGTHGWVYRAERLSDGQTVAIKIPKQNSQPDRVLAEGKELIGLEPHPNVIQVYEMGRIPSEKHLYVIEMEYFPSETLAQKLENREFHLNRPEKAFPGNEYECVAVNSPKYYFNVFEQVLDAIGYLSNLVPPISHGDIKPHNILIGQNDLVKLTDFGSSALPLEFYVRTRENGGTVLYSAPEFCDCGSRKGTTEELLYGDIYSLGVLLYQLMTGRLPHDTQIEVRSHAPFAKPSEINSGVCPELEAVILKCLNKHPQDRYGSIQALKAAFQASKQRQLVFTAPKNTIKSISTPRKDWSSEVTQALEDTDYKAAAKTAQLEYQRSKNHYALFLQCHALYRDERWNELEQVINDNHALFMDANAGDSDIASARVVGIKAMLKWRNIDLAKELLDVARVNDPNNFDVSLCYASLLGLNAKYEEAKVELEKLNKVYPMQKKILTRLLQVCEQLRDYNTSAGYLRALLRLVKSDEKLHQKRQQYERLGVW, from the coding sequence ATGAATCAAGTAGCTGGACTATTTTTGCCCAAAGCGAACAAACAGCTTGGTGATAAATACTATTTACTAGAGTGCCTAGGGGACGGGACCCACGGGTGGGTCTATCGAGCTGAGCGATTATCTGATGGTCAAACGGTAGCGATAAAGATTCCAAAGCAAAATTCGCAACCTGACCGTGTATTAGCTGAAGGTAAAGAGTTAATAGGTTTAGAGCCTCACCCAAATGTGATTCAAGTGTACGAAATGGGGCGGATTCCCTCAGAGAAACACTTGTATGTTATTGAGATGGAGTACTTTCCTAGTGAAACGTTAGCTCAAAAGCTAGAAAATCGAGAGTTTCACTTAAATCGTCCAGAAAAAGCTTTCCCTGGCAACGAATATGAGTGTGTAGCGGTTAACTCACCGAAATACTACTTTAATGTTTTTGAACAGGTACTTGACGCTATTGGGTACCTTTCCAACTTAGTTCCTCCAATCTCACATGGTGACATTAAGCCGCACAATATACTTATTGGGCAGAATGATCTTGTTAAGCTAACAGACTTTGGCAGCTCAGCATTACCTTTAGAGTTCTATGTTCGAACACGTGAAAATGGCGGAACGGTACTTTATTCGGCACCAGAGTTTTGTGATTGTGGTTCTCGTAAAGGAACGACAGAAGAGCTGCTCTATGGGGATATTTATAGTTTAGGGGTACTGTTGTATCAGCTGATGACTGGCCGCTTGCCTCATGACACACAGATAGAAGTAAGAAGCCACGCACCTTTTGCAAAACCGAGTGAGATTAACTCTGGCGTATGTCCTGAACTAGAAGCTGTGATCTTGAAATGTTTGAACAAGCATCCACAAGATCGTTATGGTTCTATCCAAGCATTGAAAGCAGCTTTTCAAGCTTCAAAGCAAAGACAGCTTGTCTTTACTGCACCTAAAAATACGATTAAATCGATAAGTACGCCAAGGAAAGACTGGTCAAGCGAGGTCACTCAGGCACTTGAAGATACAGACTATAAAGCTGCTGCAAAGACAGCTCAGTTAGAGTATCAACGTAGCAAAAATCACTATGCATTATTTCTTCAATGCCACGCTCTTTATCGAGATGAGCGTTGGAATGAGCTGGAGCAAGTGATTAATGACAATCACGCCTTGTTTATGGATGCGAATGCTGGCGACAGTGATATAGCATCTGCGCGTGTCGTTGGCATCAAAGCTATGTTGAAATGGCGAAACATCGATTTAGCTAAGGAGCTTCTCGATGTGGCGAGAGTGAATGATCCAAATAATTTTGATGTGTCTTTGTGCTACGCGTCCTTACTTGGGTTAAATGCAAAATATGAAGAAGCCAAAGTTGAATTGGAGAAACTGAATAAGGTTTATCCAATGCAAAAGAAAATACTCACTCGTTTACTGCAAGTATGTGAACAGCTAAGAGACTACAATACGTCTGCTGGGTACTTGAGGGCCTTACTGAGGTTAGTGAAGTCGGATGAAAAACTACATCAGAAACGACAGCAGTATGAGCGTCTTGGTGTTTGGTGA